Proteins encoded within one genomic window of Oryza brachyantha chromosome 7, ObraRS2, whole genome shotgun sequence:
- the LOC107304563 gene encoding mavicyanin-like: MGAARRRASAVAMAALAAAVMSAGLAAAAVYEVGDKAGWTIMGNPNYGSWAASKKFRLGDIVVFTYNKQFHNVMAVSKADYKNCDASKPIATWSTGNDSVVLNATGHHYFLCGFPGHCAIGQKVDVRVATSGRSSDAPSGAPSTAPAPASGSSESPAAAAPSPHGNAAAPAVGCCSVVTAIAVSVLSVAAAGLSLL, encoded by the exons ATGGgtgcggcgaggaggagggcgtcggccgtggcgatggcggcgctggcggcggcggtgatgtcGGCGGGgttggcggccgcggccgtgTACGAGGTGGGCGACAAGGCCGGGTGGACCATCATGGGAAACCCCAACTACGGCTCCTGGGCCGCCTCCAAGAAGTTCCGTCTCGGCGACATCGTTG TGTTCACGTACAACAAACAGTTCCACAACGTGATGGCGGTGAGCAAGGCGGACTACAAGAACTGCGACGCGAGCAAGCCGATCGCCACATGGTCGACGGGCAACGACTCGGTGGTCCTCAACGCCACCGGCCACCACTACTTCCTCTGCGGCTTCCCGGGCCACTGCGCCATCGGCCAGAAGGTGGAcgtccgcgtcgccacctccggcCGCTCCTCTGACGCCCCTTCCGGCGCGCCGTCCACGGCGCCCGCCCCGGCCTCCGGCTCATCCGAGTCACCtgcagccgccgcgccgtcgccgcacggcaatgccgcggcgccggccgtcgGCTGCTGCTCCGTCGTCACGGCCATCGCCGTGTCCGTGCTGTCCGTTGCTGCTGCCGGGCTGAGCTTGCTCTAG